Proteins encoded together in one Acidobacteriota bacterium window:
- a CDS encoding PhoH family protein, with protein sequence MSHQNKVFVLDTSVILYDHNALDSFEEHDVAIPLTVLEELDRFKKGSSVLNRNAREFIRRLDEFAGDNLLREWIPLNGASRGSVKVIVPQKDDETARRLFGADNDHRILDAALGLKSQVGERRVVLVSKDINLRLKARALELPAEDYKHIKIEDLENLYRGRSEVALADPDAMGRLHSEGFLPWEEVSEEQPQANHFYILSCQQSSALARYNARRGGLERIVKEPAYGVTPRNAEQTFALHALRSEDIPLVTLTGPAGTGKTLIALAGALEQSRSFRQIFLARPIVPLSNKDLGYLPGDVQSKITPYMQPLWDNLRFIKNQFDAASRAFKRLDEMIEKEKIEVIPLAYIRGRSFSRCLFIVDEAQNLTPHEIKTIITRAGEGTKIVLTGDIFQIDTPYLDTRSNGLSYLIDRLKGNPLYAHVNLEKGERSDLANLASELL encoded by the coding sequence TTGAGCCACCAAAACAAAGTCTTCGTTCTCGATACCTCGGTCATCCTCTACGACCACAACGCCCTCGACAGCTTCGAAGAGCATGACGTCGCCATACCCCTGACGGTGCTCGAGGAGCTCGATCGCTTCAAGAAGGGCAGCAGCGTGCTGAACCGCAACGCCCGCGAGTTCATTCGCCGGCTGGACGAGTTCGCCGGCGACAATCTGCTGCGCGAGTGGATTCCCCTCAACGGCGCCAGCCGCGGCAGTGTCAAGGTGATCGTGCCGCAGAAGGACGACGAGACGGCCCGCCGCCTGTTCGGCGCCGACAACGACCACCGCATCCTCGATGCCGCCCTCGGACTCAAGTCCCAGGTCGGTGAGCGGCGCGTCGTGCTGGTTTCCAAGGACATCAACTTGCGCCTCAAGGCGCGCGCCCTGGAGCTGCCGGCGGAGGACTACAAGCACATCAAGATCGAGGACCTCGAGAACCTCTATCGCGGTCGCAGCGAGGTCGCCCTGGCCGACCCCGACGCCATGGGGCGGCTGCACAGCGAGGGCTTCTTGCCCTGGGAAGAGGTCAGCGAGGAACAGCCCCAGGCCAACCACTTCTACATTTTGAGCTGCCAGCAGAGCTCGGCCCTGGCGCGCTACAACGCCCGGCGCGGAGGTCTCGAGCGCATCGTCAAGGAGCCGGCCTACGGGGTGACGCCGCGCAACGCCGAGCAGACCTTCGCCCTCCATGCTCTGCGCTCCGAGGACATTCCGCTGGTCACCCTCACCGGCCCCGCCGGCACCGGCAAGACCCTGATCGCCCTCGCCGGGGCGCTCGAGCAGAGCCGCTCCTTCCGGCAGATCTTCCTCGCTCGGCCGATCGTGCCGTTGTCGAACAAGGACCTCGGCTATCTCCCCGGTGACGTGCAGTCGAAGATCACGCCGTACATGCAGCCGCTGTGGGACAACCTGCGCTTCATCAAGAACCAGTTCGACGCCGCCAGCCGGGCATTCAAGCGCCTCGACGAGATGATCGAGAAGGAGAAGATCGAGGTCATTCCCCTGGCCTACATCCGGGGGCGCAGCTTTTCGCGCTGCCTGTTCATCGTCGACGAAGCCCAGAACCTCACGCCGCACGAGATCAAGACCATCATCACCCGCGCCGGCGAAGGCACCAAGATCGTGCTCACCGGCGACATCTTCCAGATCGATACGCCCTACCTCGACACGCGCAGCAACGGGCTGTCGTACTTGATCGACCGCCTGAAGGGCAATCCCCTCTACGCTCACGTCAATCTCGAGAAGGGCGAGCGCTCGGACCTCGCCAACCTGGCGAGCGAGCTGCTGTAG